One window from the genome of Echinicola vietnamensis DSM 17526 encodes:
- a CDS encoding UDP-glucuronic acid decarboxylase family protein, which yields MKRILVTGGSGFLGSHLCDRLLKEGNEVLCVDNLFTGRKSNIHHLLDEKNFEFLRHDITFPLYVEVDEIYNLACPASPVHYQFDPVQTAKTSVIGAINMLGLAKRLKVRILQASTSEVYGDPELHPQPESYKGSVNTTGIRACYDEGKRCAETLFFDYHRQHGVDIKVMRIFNTYGPRMHPNDGRVVSNFIVQALKGEDITIFGDGLQTRSFCYVEDLIEGMYRLMNSRDGFTGPVNIGNPGEFTMLELAQEILDLVGSGSQLKFLPLPQDDPMQRQPIIHMAKKELGWEPKVRLREGLIETINYFDRILKVPV from the coding sequence ATGAAAAGAATTTTAGTGACAGGAGGCTCGGGATTTTTAGGATCCCATCTCTGCGACAGACTACTGAAAGAGGGGAATGAAGTATTGTGTGTGGACAATCTTTTTACCGGTAGAAAATCAAATATCCACCATCTGCTGGATGAGAAGAACTTTGAATTTCTCCGGCATGATATCACCTTTCCGCTTTACGTAGAGGTGGATGAAATTTATAACTTGGCTTGTCCGGCAAGTCCGGTTCACTATCAGTTTGATCCTGTCCAGACCGCCAAAACCTCAGTGATCGGTGCCATTAACATGCTGGGACTGGCCAAGAGGTTAAAAGTAAGGATCCTACAAGCCAGTACTTCCGAGGTATATGGTGATCCGGAACTCCATCCCCAACCAGAAAGCTACAAAGGTAGTGTCAATACCACTGGCATCAGGGCTTGCTATGATGAGGGAAAACGGTGTGCCGAAACCTTGTTTTTTGATTACCATCGCCAACATGGCGTGGACATCAAAGTGATGCGGATCTTTAATACCTACGGCCCCAGGATGCATCCAAACGACGGCAGGGTGGTGAGCAATTTTATTGTACAGGCCCTCAAAGGGGAGGACATTACCATTTTCGGTGATGGGCTACAAACGAGGAGTTTTTGTTATGTAGAGGACCTGATTGAAGGTATGTATCGTCTGATGAATTCAAGAGACGGTTTTACGGGGCCGGTGAACATCGGAAATCCTGGTGAGTTTACCATGCTTGAACTGGCTCAGGAGATCTTGGATTTGGTGGGCAGTGGAAGCCAACTGAAGTTTTTGCCACTTCCCCAAGATGATCCCATGCAGCGTCAACCCATCATTCACATGGCCAAGAAGGAATTGGGGTGGGAACCAAAGGTAAGGCTCCGTGAAGGCCTTATTGAAACCATAAATTATTTTGATCGGATTTTAAAAGTACCGGTATGA